Within Caproicibacterium argilliputei, the genomic segment CGGCCTGCTGAACAAAGCGGCAACGGAAAAGCAGATTCGTGCGTTTTTGGCAGCGGCGGGGGAGGAACCATGTGCCCTGATGATTGTGGACTTGGATCACTTCAAGTCGGTCAATGACCGCTTTGGGCACCTCTGCGGCGATGCGGTGCTGACGGATGCTTCTGAGGCCATCCGGCATCTGTTCCGCACGTCAGACATTGTGGGCCGCATCGGCGGCGATGAATTCATGGTCTTTATTCCGGGGATTGACCGCGCTGCCGCCATGCAAAAAGCACACCAGATGCTGCAGAAAATGGAGCATATCTGTTTGGACGATGGCGGGCAGCACATCTCCTGCAGCATCGGCATTTCCTGCTATCCGGAGGACGCGGAGAACTTTTCCGACCTGTACCGCTTTGCAGACCGCGCGCTGTATCAAGTCAAGCGCAGCGGCCGTGCGGATGCCGCACTGTATACACCGGAGAGTTGCCGGAAAACTGCAGAGCTGCTGGCGGAGCGGGAGGAGCGGCATACCTGGCACGCGGAGCATTTGTATGCGGACAGCAGCCAAATGCTGCAGGAGGCGTTCCGTCTGTTGAGCAGCACGCCGGATTTGCCGGCAGCGTGCGGCCGCCTGCTGGAATTTTTGAGCAAGTGGTTTCACGGTACGCACATCTGCGTTTGGGAGTATCAGCCGCAGCTGCAGGCTTACCGCGCGGCGTTTGCGTGGGATGAGCGCGCGCTGCCGGACCCGCAGCAGCAAGCCGCCCTGCGCTTTTGCGAGATGGAGCCTGCTTTATGCGCGGCTGGCCCGGACACGCTGCTTTGCTGCGAGGATACCGAGGAACTGGAAACCGAGCAGGGATGCCGCCTCCGGCAGCGCGGCGTTTGCAGTTTTCTGGAGTGTATGATGACCGACGGCGGCAGGCGCGTGGGGCTGCTCAGCTGTGAGAACCACCGCAGAACCGGAAAGTGGCCGCAGGAGCAGCGCTATGCTTTTCGACAGATTGCCGACCTGCTGGCGGTGTATCTTGTCAAGTTTCAGCAGCAACAGTCGCTGGAACAGCTGCAGAAGTAAAATTGAATTTTTCACAGAAGTCCCTGCAAGGTGCGTCTTGCGGGGACTTTTTCTGCTTGCGACGGGCACAGTACGGCACAGAACGCCGGAAAAGTGCCTGCAAAATTTCCGCTTTTCCTTCGCTTGGTTTTGCTATACTAAACCCAGTGCGCTGCAGACAGAAAACAGGGGAACAGCTTTTGAAAAGTTATAAAATTGGATGATTTTCTAAAACTAGCCGTCGAAAGGATGTAGATTAGAGATAATTTAGACAATTTTTTGGATTTGGCTATTGCAATTTATAGTAGAACTTGTTATATTGAGTATAATAAAGACTGAAAAGCGGCGATGTGCAGCGGCAATCAAATGCAAAAGCTGTCCTCAGAAGGAGAATCGGAATATGAAGAAATTCACTTACAGAATTACAGACCGCGAGGGACTCCATGCCCGCCCGGCCGGTCTGCTTGCCAAAGCAGCCGGTGATTTTCCCTGTTCCGTTACGGTGGAAAAGGACGGAAAGCTTGCTAATGCAAAAGGGATTTTAGGCTTGATGCGCATGGCAGTCAAGTGTGGGGAAGAAGTGACGGTAACCTGCAGCGGAGAACGGGAAGCAGAGGCGGAAGTTTCCCTGCAGCAGTTCTTTCAGCAGAACTTGTAAGCCTGATTTTCGCAAAAAAGGCTGTACGGAGAGGGTTTTCCGTACAGCCTTTTTTGTTTGTATGTTTAGGAAAGCAGCATCCGGTCGTTATCCAATTCTTTGCCCTCGGCAATCTGAAAGCGCTCCAGCAGATCCTCTACTTTCAGATTTTTCTTTTCTTCGCCTGAAATATCAAATAAGATTCTGCCGCCGCTCATCATGATAATGCGGTTGCCGAACTGAATGGCGTGGCGCATATTGTGCGTGACCATCAGCGCAGTTAGGCTTTGACCAGAGATGATATCGTTGGTTTGCCGCAAAACGGTGTCGGCTGTTTTGGGGTCCAGCGCCGCTGTGTGTTCGTCCAGCAGCAGCAGCTTGGGCTTCTGCAGGGTTGCCATCAGCAGGGTCAGTGCTTGGCGCTGACCGCCGGAAAGCAGACCGACTTTACCGGTCATGCGGTCTTCCAGGCCTAGCCCCAGAACTTGCAGCTTTTCTTTGTAAAGCTCGCGTTCCTCCTTGGTAATGCCCCAGCGCAGAGTGCGCCGTCTGCCGCGTCGGTACGCCATTGCCAAGTTTTCTTCGATGTTCATGTCGCCGGCGGTGCCGCGCATGGGATCCTGAAAAACACGACCTAAATAATGCGCGCGCTTGTACTCCGGCAGGCGGGTCACATCGGTGCCATCCAGCACAATGCTGCCGCCGTCACAGGCATACACGCCGGCAATCAGGTTGAGCAGGGTGCTTTTTCCGGCGCCGTTGCCGCCGATGACGGTGATGAAATCGCCCGGCTGCAGGTGCAGGGTAATGTCTGTGAGCGCCTGCTTTTCATTCACGGTGCCTTTGTTAAAGGTTTTGTAAACATGGTTTAGTTCCAGCATATTCGCTCACTCCTTTTGATTCGCTTCATCCGGGTCTTCGTCAGAAGCATCGATGCCGTTTTCTGCCTGCGGCTCCACCGCCGGCACGCCCATGCCGGCCATGCTGCGCCTAGTGCTGCGCTGCACTGCGTTTTTCTTGAGGGTCGGGAAAAACAGCGCAATGGCGATGATGATGGCGGTAATCAGCTTCATGTCGGTGCTCTTCAACCCGAGGAACAGAACCAGCGCAATGACTGCACGGTAAATTACGGAACCGGCTACCATGCAGATGAGCCGCGGCAGGAAGCCGACGTGCTTGCCCAGAATGACTTCGCCGATAATCACCGAGGCAAGCCCGATGACGATGGTGCCGACACCCATATCCACAGAAGAGTTGCCCTGCACTTGCGCGTAAATTCCGCCGGAAAGGGAAACCAGACCATTGCTCAGCACCAGTGCCAGGATGGTGGTGGTGTCTGTATTGACCCCCAGCGAGCGAACCATGTACGGGTTGTTGCCGGTTGCGCGGATTGCACTGCCAAGCTCTGTACCGAAGAACCAGTAGAGGAAAGCAATGACGGCGGCGGCGACAATACCACCCAGAAGAATCTGGCTGTTCTTTGCGGAAATGCCGGGAATGCTGTGTTTGATGATGGTGTCTACCGTATCCACGCCGTTCAGGGGAATCATGGCCTGCGAACCCATGATGCGGATGTTGATGGAGTACAGCGCGGTCATGGTCAGAATGCCGGCAAGAATGCCGGGAATCCGCATTTTCGTGGTCAGAAAACCGGTTACAAAACCGCACAGCATACCGGCCCCCATCGAAGCCAGTAGTGCAAGAAATGGATTGGCACCGCAGTTACCCACCAGCATAGCGGCCACAGCACCACCGGTGGCAAAGCTGCCGTCGACGGTCATGTCGGGAAAATCCAGAATGCGGAAAGTCATGTACACGCCGAGCGTCATAATGCTCCAGATAATGCCCTGCGCCAGTGCGCCGTGCATCGCGTCCAGCAAATTTAAAATGTCCATCGTATGAAGTTCTCATCCTCTTTTCTGTGAATTGCCTGAAAATAAGGAATCACCCCACAGCGGCGCCGCGGGGCGATTCGTTCCTGCACGGTTTAGGATGCACTTACATCCTTGCCCTTTTCTGTGATGCTTTCCGGAAGGGTGACACCCAGCTGCTTTGCCACGGCGCTGTTGTAGGAAACGTCGTATTGCTTCTGGTACTCAATCGGCATATCCGCCGGTTTTGCTTCGCCTTTCAGAATCTTTGCGGCCATGGCGCCGGTTTGTTTGCCCAGTTCTTCGTAGTTGATGCCGACGGTCAGCAGACCGCCGTTTTCCACCATGCCGCTTTCCCCGACAAACACAGGCAGCTTTGCCTGCGTTGTGACACCGGTGACCACCTTCATGCCGGTTGCCAGCATATTGTCAGTCGGGATATAAACTGCCTGCACCTTACCGACCATGGACTGTGCAACCTGCTGGATTTCATTGGCGGCAGAAACCGTGAATTCCTGGTATTTCAATCCGTTTGCTTCGCAGGCGGCCTTGGCCCAGTCGGCCTGCAGCTTGGAATTGGTCTCGCTGGAGCAGTACATGATGCCAATGGTGGTGGCCTTTGGTACGACCTGCTTAATCAGCTTAATCTGTTCTTCCACCGGCGTTTTGTCGCTGGTGCCGGTCACATTGCCACCGGGCTTTTCGTTGCTGT encodes:
- a CDS encoding ABC transporter substrate-binding protein, translated to MKKIAKAMAAVMAAAVLAGTTACGSGSSSSTGASENSGAKKYTIGVAQYMTHPAMDASLKGFKEGMTAAGFEEGKNVTYDVQNAQGDQSNCVTVANTMASKKPDLILAIATPIAQSVAKVVTDTPVVITAVTDPADAKLVDSNEKPGGNVTGTSDKTPVEEQIKLIKQVVPKATTIGIMYCSSETNSKLQADWAKAACEANGLKYQEFTVSAANEIQQVAQSMVGKVQAVYIPTDNMLATGMKVVTGVTTQAKLPVFVGESGMVENGGLLTVGINYEELGKQTGAMAAKILKGEAKPADMPIEYQKQYDVSYNSAVAKQLGVTLPESITEKGKDVSAS
- a CDS encoding sensor domain-containing diguanylate cyclase, which encodes MLKDNEMKIESDLFEQLPCGVLICDRTPELRMECVNPEFRNMTGFTEETLQDGFQSSLLQMVHPQDRSYVAAVSAKLQEAEPLTLEYRLQKADGKCCWVLERRRVFQGVDGTRLCLCVLVDITARKEEDEQLRLNLERYKIITDQSNDIIFEWDFAQDSIYFSPNWKKKFGYTPIQTHFSRNLPVQGHVFAQDRIRLQLAMKKMREGTSFLQTEIRIRSADGVYLWCRLRASTQYDENGAPIRAVGMVTDISKEKAQRQQLLERAQRDALTGLLNKAATEKQIRAFLAAAGEEPCALMIVDLDHFKSVNDRFGHLCGDAVLTDASEAIRHLFRTSDIVGRIGGDEFMVFIPGIDRAAAMQKAHQMLQKMEHICLDDGGQHISCSIGISCYPEDAENFSDLYRFADRALYQVKRSGRADAALYTPESCRKTAELLAEREERHTWHAEHLYADSSQMLQEAFRLLSSTPDLPAACGRLLEFLSKWFHGTHICVWEYQPQLQAYRAAFAWDERALPDPQQQAALRFCEMEPALCAAGPDTLLCCEDTEELETEQGCRLRQRGVCSFLECMMTDGGRRVGLLSCENHRRTGKWPQEQRYAFRQIADLLAVYLVKFQQQQSLEQLQK
- a CDS encoding ABC transporter permease, which encodes MDILNLLDAMHGALAQGIIWSIMTLGVYMTFRILDFPDMTVDGSFATGGAVAAMLVGNCGANPFLALLASMGAGMLCGFVTGFLTTKMRIPGILAGILTMTALYSINIRIMGSQAMIPLNGVDTVDTIIKHSIPGISAKNSQILLGGIVAAAVIAFLYWFFGTELGSAIRATGNNPYMVRSLGVNTDTTTILALVLSNGLVSLSGGIYAQVQGNSSVDMGVGTIVIGLASVIIGEVILGKHVGFLPRLICMVAGSVIYRAVIALVLFLGLKSTDMKLITAIIIAIALFFPTLKKNAVQRSTRRSMAGMGVPAVEPQAENGIDASDEDPDEANQKE
- a CDS encoding ABC transporter ATP-binding protein, which produces MLELNHVYKTFNKGTVNEKQALTDITLHLQPGDFITVIGGNGAGKSTLLNLIAGVYACDGGSIVLDGTDVTRLPEYKRAHYLGRVFQDPMRGTAGDMNIEENLAMAYRRGRRRTLRWGITKEERELYKEKLQVLGLGLEDRMTGKVGLLSGGQRQALTLLMATLQKPKLLLLDEHTAALDPKTADTVLRQTNDIISGQSLTALMVTHNMRHAIQFGNRIIMMSGGRILFDISGEEKKNLKVEDLLERFQIAEGKELDNDRMLLS
- a CDS encoding HPr family phosphocarrier protein, giving the protein MKKFTYRITDREGLHARPAGLLAKAAGDFPCSVTVEKDGKLANAKGILGLMRMAVKCGEEVTVTCSGEREAEAEVSLQQFFQQNL